In the genome of Xanthomonas translucens pv. cerealis, one region contains:
- a CDS encoding S9 family peptidase, with translation MPSPLLVPRSLGAVLLAILLPAAAAAPAPAVTAADYARAERALGHLTQPLLDHAVERVDWLDATHFAYVDHDANGDHFMRMDAVSGQRAPLFDQAALAAALNSLLALSERPLAAADLPIKSLRLAADGRYRFSVRDIQVFCDADAHCSQVYAKDKPEPGVLSPDKKTEAFVRDWNLWLRDLASGKETQLTTDGVQDFGYATDNAGWKHSDTAILEWSPDARKIATFQQDQRKSGDMYLVRSKLGHPELLQWKYPMPGDKEVTMIERVIVDVPTRKVVRLQMPPDQHRSTLCDDVSCGPDGGWDDVKWAPDSKTLAFVSTSRYHKDAWFRIADAATGAVRTAFRETAKTYYESGQVAANWAYLPARNEAVWFSERSNWGQLYLYDLATGKPKRAITTGEGNVTELLKVDAQTRSAWFRAVGRTRGLDPYDQQLWKVSLDGGAPQLLTPEPADHSIALSPDGQRFVDSYSTTTQPPVTLLRQAGDGRTLATVAKADSGRLQAAGWVPPVPITVKARDGKTVLYGLMFKPSQFDPARKYPIIDYIYPGPQTGSVRGRSFLPSHGDNQALAELGFIVVAIDGMGTPWRSKAFHDTWYADMGDNTLPDQVAGLKELGQRYPWIDLQRVGIWGHSGGGNASTDAMLRYPDFFRVAWSESGNHDNRNYEDDWGEKYQGRLSVDKDGKGSYDNQANPLLAANLKGRLMLVHGSLDDNVPPYESLLMADALIKANKTFDMLVLPNAKHAYGEADTPYVTRRRWDYFVQYLLGTPPPDNYPMQPLPKH, from the coding sequence ATGCCTTCCCCGCTCCTTGTCCCACGCTCGCTCGGCGCCGTCCTTCTGGCCATCCTCCTGCCGGCCGCCGCCGCCGCGCCGGCGCCGGCCGTCACCGCCGCCGACTATGCGCGGGCCGAGCGCGCGCTCGGGCACCTGACGCAACCGTTGCTGGACCATGCGGTGGAACGCGTGGACTGGCTCGACGCCACCCATTTCGCCTATGTCGATCACGACGCAAACGGCGACCACTTCATGCGGATGGACGCGGTCAGCGGCCAGCGTGCGCCGCTGTTCGACCAGGCCGCGCTGGCCGCGGCGCTCAACAGCTTGCTGGCGCTCAGCGAGCGGCCGCTGGCCGCGGCCGACCTGCCGATCAAGTCGCTGCGCCTGGCCGCCGATGGCCGCTACCGTTTCAGCGTGCGCGACATCCAGGTGTTCTGCGACGCCGACGCGCATTGCAGCCAGGTCTACGCCAAGGACAAGCCCGAGCCGGGCGTCTTGTCGCCGGACAAGAAGACCGAGGCGTTCGTCCGCGACTGGAACCTGTGGCTGCGCGACCTGGCCTCCGGCAAGGAAACCCAGCTCACCACCGATGGCGTGCAGGACTTCGGCTACGCCACCGACAACGCCGGCTGGAAGCACAGCGACACGGCGATCCTGGAGTGGTCGCCGGACGCGCGCAAGATCGCCACGTTCCAGCAGGACCAGCGCAAGAGCGGCGACATGTACCTGGTCAGGAGCAAACTGGGGCATCCGGAGTTGTTGCAGTGGAAGTACCCGATGCCCGGCGACAAGGAGGTGACCATGATCGAACGGGTGATCGTGGACGTACCCACGCGCAAGGTGGTGCGGCTGCAGATGCCGCCGGACCAGCACCGCTCGACCCTGTGCGACGACGTCAGCTGCGGCCCGGACGGCGGCTGGGACGATGTGAAGTGGGCGCCGGACAGCAAAACCCTTGCGTTCGTCTCCACCTCGCGCTACCACAAGGATGCCTGGTTCCGCATCGCCGACGCGGCCACCGGCGCGGTCCGCACCGCGTTCCGCGAAACCGCCAAGACCTACTACGAAAGCGGCCAGGTCGCGGCGAACTGGGCCTACCTGCCGGCGCGCAACGAAGCGGTGTGGTTTTCCGAACGCAGCAACTGGGGCCAGCTGTACCTGTACGACCTGGCCACCGGCAAGCCCAAGCGTGCCATCACCACCGGCGAGGGCAATGTCACCGAATTGCTGAAAGTCGATGCCCAGACCCGCAGCGCCTGGTTCCGCGCCGTCGGCCGCACCCGCGGGCTGGATCCGTACGACCAGCAGTTGTGGAAGGTGAGCCTGGACGGCGGCGCGCCGCAGCTGCTGACGCCGGAGCCGGCCGACCACAGCATCGCCCTGTCGCCGGATGGCCAGCGCTTCGTCGACAGCTACTCCACCACCACGCAGCCGCCGGTGACGCTGCTGCGCCAGGCCGGCGACGGCCGCACCCTCGCCACCGTGGCCAAGGCTGACAGCGGCCGCCTGCAGGCCGCCGGCTGGGTTCCGCCGGTGCCGATCACGGTAAAGGCGCGCGACGGCAAGACCGTGCTGTACGGGCTGATGTTCAAGCCATCGCAGTTCGACCCGGCCAGGAAGTACCCGATCATCGACTACATCTATCCCGGCCCGCAGACCGGCTCGGTGCGCGGGCGCAGTTTCCTGCCCAGCCATGGCGACAACCAGGCGCTGGCCGAACTGGGATTCATTGTCGTGGCCATCGACGGCATGGGCACGCCGTGGCGCTCCAAGGCCTTCCACGACACCTGGTACGCCGACATGGGCGACAACACCTTGCCCGACCAGGTGGCCGGGTTGAAAGAGCTGGGGCAGCGCTACCCGTGGATCGACCTGCAGCGCGTGGGCATCTGGGGCCACTCCGGCGGCGGCAACGCCTCCACCGACGCGATGCTGCGCTACCCGGACTTCTTCAGGGTGGCCTGGTCGGAAAGCGGCAACCACGACAACCGCAACTACGAGGACGACTGGGGCGAGAAGTATCAGGGCCGGCTCAGCGTGGACAAGGATGGCAAGGGCAGCTACGACAACCAGGCCAATCCGCTGCTCGCCGCCAATCTCAAGGGCCGGCTGATGCTGGTGCACGGCAGCCTGGACGACAACGTCCCGCCCTACGAGTCGCTGTTGATGGCCGACGCGCTGATCAAGGCCAACAAGACCTTCGACATGCTGGTGCTACCCAACGCCAAGCACGCCTATGGCGAGGCCGACACCCCCTATGTGACCCGCCGCCGCTGGGATTACTTCGTGCAATACCTGCTCGGCACGCCGCCGCCGGACAACTACCCGATGCAGCCGCTGCCCAAGCATTGA
- the xopK gene encoding type III secretion system effector XopK, producing the protein MRIQQKNSSAGQLAPALGEAPVAPKDVHVADGWPFGLAALKNKKKPTLARLDVGHTSLDAGHTSLWQCGEDIVADIQEAEAAYDAFVVAKYLADPLHGTADNTAELINEVPPSGDSESAPKAEQPVPHEHAHVDHAPAHDHARPAADAGLHQEPHPIEEQTHEGILHTLAEQGAPDGTFELALNLSISGAMLPLSGLAIYAAYKETREVSEQRSALRQRSQQLQSERALLQPALESGPLAAAAGTAIHALNDAIETVAYHQQRNNRDGHIALTSMASASVISAKATEGLALQGGLAIGAKSTTATGLIGHSAAAAGAASAASISSTFVLAPLASVAAVGLGGAFLHQSRKEKTRIVADVARVERFLQQLEPSELSPDAQRYQHFLSTKLEQRSSFAGSFNAWNKGFVAGGATYTASTLAKTGLSAAVLLGGATVTGPVGTGLIVGAGLLGAATMGVGGHQFLLAHGRQKRYRNYETSDTPGADRALLAVADLLPAAEAAAAASQDPASQDPASQDPARLRSALPASEPDRETPAQTVVEGSAGERRKHDRTLSGSIDVAMATAQPAGPDQVSAAVAEALPEAETTPVVPQHGFELRSALHACADGQEKARETLLQRCAGDRNKQYRAVPRSTDAHTALGQPAHKASLTQRAKAALFAGATYGRAVLSGKHRQAGEKAARSYAKHADTLTETALAQWLQTSDSVKPQIDYMQCCLELQKKYLQTKLSARVTLPPLDAGTDPVGDAQRENTPEQQAQLRLATQLREAQERDEVQLRTVSLMLEELGMAETEQASPDARQRARAENRLQGLQQRLVGALTANEITPQPGAAGFAHFCMKQARQYTTDLRGTLLSIEMQAARIREDAAAGAGATAAPAA; encoded by the coding sequence ATGCGTATACAGCAAAAAAACAGTTCTGCCGGCCAGCTCGCTCCTGCGCTCGGGGAAGCGCCCGTCGCACCGAAAGACGTGCATGTCGCCGACGGGTGGCCGTTTGGGCTTGCGGCGCTGAAGAACAAGAAGAAACCGACGCTGGCCCGGCTGGACGTCGGCCACACGTCGCTGGATGCCGGCCACACGTCCCTGTGGCAATGCGGCGAGGACATCGTCGCCGATATCCAGGAGGCCGAGGCGGCCTACGACGCTTTCGTGGTCGCCAAATATCTTGCCGATCCCTTGCACGGCACAGCCGACAATACGGCCGAACTGATCAACGAGGTGCCCCCGTCAGGCGACTCTGAGTCTGCCCCGAAAGCCGAGCAGCCCGTTCCTCACGAACACGCGCACGTCGACCACGCGCCGGCACACGATCACGCTCGGCCGGCTGCCGATGCCGGGCTCCACCAGGAGCCGCATCCGATCGAAGAGCAGACGCACGAGGGCATCCTGCACACGTTGGCCGAACAGGGCGCACCGGATGGCACCTTCGAGCTGGCGCTGAATTTGAGCATCAGCGGTGCGATGCTGCCGCTGTCGGGCCTGGCGATCTACGCCGCCTACAAGGAAACGCGCGAGGTTTCCGAACAGCGCAGCGCGTTGCGACAGCGCAGCCAGCAGCTGCAATCGGAGCGGGCCTTGCTGCAACCTGCATTGGAGAGCGGCCCGCTTGCGGCTGCGGCAGGTACCGCGATCCATGCCCTGAACGATGCGATCGAAACGGTGGCTTATCACCAACAACGCAACAACCGCGATGGCCACATTGCGCTGACCTCCATGGCGTCGGCCAGCGTGATCTCCGCCAAGGCGACGGAAGGGCTCGCACTGCAGGGCGGGCTGGCGATCGGCGCCAAAAGCACCACGGCCACAGGCCTGATCGGTCACAGCGCCGCGGCGGCAGGCGCGGCCTCCGCTGCGAGTATTTCCAGCACCTTCGTGCTCGCCCCGTTGGCCAGCGTTGCGGCCGTGGGGCTGGGCGGCGCGTTCCTGCACCAGTCGCGCAAGGAGAAAACGCGCATCGTTGCGGATGTGGCGCGTGTCGAACGCTTTCTGCAACAACTGGAACCCAGCGAGCTCAGCCCTGACGCGCAACGCTACCAGCACTTCCTGAGCACCAAGCTGGAGCAGCGCAGCAGCTTTGCCGGCAGCTTCAACGCCTGGAACAAGGGGTTCGTTGCCGGCGGCGCCACCTACACCGCCAGTACGCTCGCCAAGACCGGACTCAGCGCTGCGGTGCTGCTCGGCGGCGCCACCGTGACCGGGCCGGTGGGTACCGGGTTGATCGTCGGTGCCGGCCTGCTGGGTGCGGCCACGATGGGCGTCGGCGGACATCAATTCCTGCTGGCGCATGGCAGGCAGAAACGCTATCGCAATTATGAGACATCGGACACGCCGGGTGCGGACCGGGCATTGCTGGCTGTGGCCGACCTGCTTCCTGCCGCCGAGGCAGCGGCGGCGGCCAGCCAAGATCCAGCCAGCCAAGATCCAGCCAGCCAAGATCCAGCCAGGCTGCGCAGTGCACTGCCCGCCAGCGAGCCCGATCGGGAAACGCCAGCGCAGACGGTCGTGGAGGGCAGCGCCGGCGAGCGACGCAAACACGACCGTACGCTGTCCGGTTCCATCGATGTAGCCATGGCAACCGCGCAACCGGCCGGGCCGGATCAGGTATCGGCTGCCGTGGCCGAGGCGTTGCCCGAGGCCGAGACCACGCCGGTGGTGCCGCAGCATGGATTCGAACTGCGCAGCGCGCTGCATGCCTGTGCCGACGGCCAGGAGAAAGCGCGGGAAACGTTGTTGCAGCGCTGTGCCGGCGATCGCAACAAGCAGTACCGTGCGGTGCCGCGTTCCACCGACGCGCACACCGCACTCGGTCAGCCGGCGCACAAGGCCTCGCTCACGCAACGGGCCAAGGCCGCGCTTTTTGCAGGTGCGACTTACGGGCGCGCCGTGTTGAGCGGCAAGCACCGCCAGGCAGGCGAGAAGGCCGCGCGCAGCTATGCCAAGCACGCCGACACGTTGACCGAAACCGCACTGGCGCAGTGGCTGCAAACCTCGGACTCGGTCAAGCCACAGATCGACTACATGCAATGTTGCCTGGAGTTACAGAAGAAGTACCTACAAACCAAGCTGAGCGCGCGGGTGACGCTCCCGCCGCTGGATGCCGGCACCGATCCGGTCGGTGACGCACAGCGCGAAAACACGCCCGAGCAGCAGGCGCAACTGCGCCTGGCGACCCAATTGCGTGAAGCGCAGGAGCGCGACGAAGTGCAACTGCGCACGGTGAGCCTGATGCTCGAAGAGCTGGGCATGGCAGAGACAGAGCAAGCGAGTCCGGACGCAAGACAGCGTGCGCGTGCGGAAAACAGGCTGCAAGGGCTGCAACAGCGCCTGGTCGGCGCGCTGACCGCGAACGAAATCACGCCGCAACCGGGTGCCGCGGGCTTTGCGCACTTCTGCATGAAGCAGGCCCGTCAGTACACGACCGATTTGCGTGGCACCTTGCTGTCCATCGAAATGCAGGCGGCCCGCATCCGCGAAGACGCAGCGGCCGGCGCAGGGGCGACGGCCGCGCCCGCTGCCTGA
- a CDS encoding AAA domain-containing protein: MVSIQVGGKDKTAEIRNWWIWSDKDEGLQLRCSYLKGGQAIHPLSDCRISPVRELSGMLLTKSGSTVVTPIAKAKIYGERYAVVHYPDTDKPIIYKMDGIGFAAPTAMKDTPVFRYFAAVANSRQDQAESETDRKIAANIVHQLGKLPASADTALQAYCTGRNGALAPGQGLIYPFGLNESQLAAVEQAFRAQVSVIEGPPGTGKTQTILNILANILLRRQTVAVLSNNNAAVENVYEKLEKCGLGYLVAKLGNQDNREEFFADLPSWPSCEPESAPPLKEIQALLARLKQYLHDRNRLAQLRVEIDELAIERRYLQQWQADSGVEAATSLDKYGLSPRKTADLMAYLAHLGEQRIRLKDRVELLFNFRIFRTKPFVQGDARLSVFHALQMHYYDKALRDKQAELKAFRDSLNRGDFDVSLEQLKTASMRHLKQYLQNLPRPSENFDVKTYQQQFDAFVQRFPILGSGTHSIVNSIAPGAILDYVIIDEASLQDIVPGILPLGCAKNLIVVGDNRQLAHIPVVLGLPAPAEAYDCERYSLLDSCIGVFKEALPRTLLKEHYRCHPRIIQFCNQQFYDNALVPMTEDRGEAPLRLVVTAKGNHARQNTNLRELDSLLKLLDDEGEPVGLDSDGRGFIAPFRAQVNLSGTCLPADFVKDTVHKFQGRECDEIVFSTVLDKKRYNQERKRLNFVDDPRMINVAVSRAKHRFTLVTGDEVFTGNNGHIAALIRYVAYYARDEDLVRAPVVSAFDLLYREYDQSLARLNARLRSEDSRYKSEQIGAQLLREALSGPECRALMCHGQVKLDQVASPNNPDLTQPERAFMVRARCDFVIYFKVGKIPLGVIEVDGGSHDRPDQLARDALKNGILAKSAIAILRLRTVESRIEERIADFIAQWASPALGA; encoded by the coding sequence ATGGTTTCCATTCAAGTGGGTGGCAAGGACAAGACTGCAGAGATCAGAAACTGGTGGATCTGGAGCGATAAGGACGAAGGCCTGCAACTGAGGTGCTCCTACTTGAAAGGGGGGCAGGCCATACATCCGCTCAGTGACTGCCGCATCTCTCCCGTTCGCGAGCTGAGTGGGATGTTGCTGACCAAGTCTGGCAGCACGGTTGTCACGCCCATCGCCAAGGCGAAAATCTACGGCGAACGGTACGCAGTCGTGCACTATCCGGATACCGACAAGCCCATCATTTACAAGATGGACGGTATCGGCTTTGCCGCGCCGACGGCGATGAAGGACACGCCGGTCTTCCGGTATTTCGCTGCTGTAGCCAATTCACGGCAGGATCAGGCGGAGTCGGAGACCGACCGCAAAATCGCCGCCAATATCGTGCACCAACTCGGCAAACTGCCCGCCAGTGCCGACACCGCCTTGCAGGCCTATTGCACGGGACGCAACGGCGCGCTGGCGCCGGGCCAGGGGCTGATCTATCCGTTCGGACTGAACGAGAGCCAGCTCGCGGCGGTCGAGCAAGCGTTCCGCGCGCAGGTCAGCGTGATCGAAGGCCCGCCCGGAACCGGCAAGACCCAGACCATCCTCAACATCCTCGCCAATATCCTGTTGCGTAGACAGACGGTAGCGGTGCTATCCAACAACAATGCGGCTGTCGAAAACGTCTACGAGAAGCTGGAGAAATGTGGCCTCGGCTATCTGGTCGCCAAACTCGGCAACCAGGACAACCGCGAGGAGTTCTTCGCCGATCTGCCGTCTTGGCCATCCTGCGAACCCGAGTCCGCGCCGCCTCTGAAGGAGATCCAGGCTCTGCTGGCGCGCTTGAAGCAATATCTGCACGATCGTAACCGGTTGGCGCAATTGCGAGTGGAAATCGACGAGCTGGCCATCGAGCGGCGTTACCTTCAGCAATGGCAGGCAGACAGCGGGGTGGAGGCGGCCACCTCGCTGGACAAGTATGGACTGTCGCCGCGCAAGACCGCAGACCTGATGGCCTATCTGGCCCATCTGGGTGAGCAGCGCATCCGTCTTAAGGATCGCGTCGAGCTGTTGTTCAACTTCAGGATCTTCCGTACCAAGCCGTTTGTTCAGGGCGATGCGCGCCTGTCAGTGTTCCATGCGCTGCAGATGCACTATTACGACAAGGCGCTACGCGACAAGCAAGCGGAGCTGAAGGCGTTCCGCGATTCTCTGAATCGCGGAGATTTTGATGTCTCGCTTGAGCAATTGAAAACAGCGTCGATGCGCCATTTAAAGCAGTACTTGCAGAATTTACCGCGGCCATCGGAAAACTTTGATGTCAAGACGTATCAGCAGCAGTTCGATGCCTTTGTGCAACGCTTTCCGATCCTGGGCAGCGGCACTCACTCCATCGTCAACTCGATCGCGCCGGGGGCGATTCTTGACTACGTGATCATCGACGAGGCCTCGTTGCAGGACATCGTGCCGGGCATCCTGCCGCTGGGCTGCGCGAAGAATCTGATCGTGGTCGGCGACAACCGCCAGTTGGCGCACATCCCCGTGGTGCTGGGCCTGCCGGCGCCGGCCGAGGCCTACGATTGCGAGCGCTACAGCCTGCTCGATTCGTGTATCGGCGTGTTCAAGGAGGCGCTGCCCAGAACGCTGTTGAAAGAGCATTACCGCTGCCATCCCAGGATCATTCAGTTCTGCAACCAGCAGTTCTACGACAACGCCTTGGTGCCGATGACCGAGGACAGGGGGGAAGCACCGCTGCGCCTTGTGGTGACCGCCAAGGGCAATCACGCCCGCCAGAACACCAACCTGCGGGAGCTGGATTCCCTGCTCAAGCTGCTCGACGACGAGGGCGAGCCCGTCGGGCTCGATAGCGACGGCCGTGGTTTCATCGCGCCGTTCCGGGCACAGGTCAACCTCTCCGGCACATGCCTGCCCGCGGATTTCGTCAAGGACACCGTGCATAAGTTCCAGGGCCGGGAGTGCGACGAGATCGTCTTCTCCACCGTGCTGGACAAGAAACGCTACAACCAGGAGCGCAAACGCCTAAATTTCGTCGATGACCCGCGCATGATCAATGTGGCAGTGTCGCGGGCCAAACACCGCTTCACCCTGGTGACGGGCGACGAGGTGTTCACCGGCAACAATGGTCACATCGCGGCTTTGATTCGCTACGTCGCGTATTATGCGCGAGACGAGGATCTCGTGCGTGCGCCCGTGGTGTCGGCCTTCGACCTGCTGTACCGTGAGTACGACCAGTCGTTGGCGCGCTTGAATGCTCGCTTGCGGTCCGAGGATTCACGCTATAAATCCGAACAGATAGGCGCGCAACTGCTGCGCGAGGCGCTATCCGGCCCAGAATGCCGTGCGTTGATGTGTCATGGTCAAGTCAAGCTGGATCAGGTCGCATCACCGAACAACCCGGATTTGACGCAACCCGAGCGGGCCTTCATGGTGCGTGCCAGGTGCGATTTCGTGATCTATTTCAAGGTGGGCAAGATCCCCCTGGGAGTGATCGAAGTCGATGGTGGCTCCCATGACCGGCCCGATCAGTTGGCCCGGGACGCACTGAAGAACGGTATTCTTGCGAAAAGCGCCATTGCTATCCTGCGTCTGCGCACGGTCGAGAGTCGCATCGAAGAGAGAATCGCCGACTTCATCGCCCAGTGGGCGAGCCCTGCGCTCGGCGCGTAA
- a CDS encoding SymE family type I addiction module toxin — protein MRGLSLGNMSRTTLFHPVPTDDERPPQRAPRPRQPAQCTIGATCHDVLVDGRWQSQEIPILRLSGHWLAALGFVPGSKPKIAVVDSALVITAAPQE, from the coding sequence ATGCGGGGACTCTCGCTCGGCAACATGTCGCGCACCACGCTGTTCCATCCCGTTCCGACGGACGACGAACGGCCGCCCCAGCGCGCGCCGCGTCCGCGCCAACCCGCGCAGTGCACCATTGGCGCTACCTGCCACGACGTGCTGGTGGACGGCCGCTGGCAGAGCCAGGAAATTCCCATCTTGCGCCTGAGCGGTCACTGGCTGGCAGCACTGGGATTCGTGCCGGGCAGCAAGCCGAAGATCGCTGTCGTCGATAGCGCGCTGGTCATCACGGCCGCGCCGCAAGAGTAG